A window of Microbispora hainanensis genomic DNA:
GAACGGCACCAGCCACAGGACGTACTGCGGCGACCAGACCTTGTTGGTGATCATGAAGGCGGCCAGGGCGAGGAAGCACAGCTGCATCAGGCGCGGGCGGCGCGGCGCGGCGAGCGCCAGCACGGCGACACCCAGCAGGAGCACCGCCAGCGCGGCCATGGCCATGGTGTTCAGCTTCTCCGCGTCGCCGAGAAAGGCCAGGAAACCGGGCCTTTCCATGCCGAACCACTCGGTCTTCTGGAAGAAGAACCACAGCCCGCCCCAGTCGGCGCCGCGCTCGCTGCTGAACGCGTAGAACTTCTCCCAGCCCTCGAAGTTGACCAGCATGATCGGCACGTTGACCAGCAGCCACGCGCCCGCGGCCCCGGCGAGGGTCTTGAGGAACGGCACCCACTTCGCCGTACGCACCGTGAGCAGGAACAACGCGCCGAAGAACATCAGCGGGTAGAACTTCGTGGCCACGGCGAGGGCCAGCAGCACACCCGCCAGCCACGGCCGGTTGCGGGCCCAGGCCAGCAGGCCGCCCAGCGCGAGGGCGCCGGCGGCGAGGTCCCAGTTGATGTACGCGCAGAGGATGACGGCCGGGCCGACGGCGTACCAGAGGGCGTCCCAGCGGCGGGCGGGACCGGCGAGCGCGGCCATGAGCAGCACGCCCACGACCAGCGCGATTCCCATCAGGATCACGGTGACGTCGTAGAACACGACCCCGTCGCCACCCGCGAGGCGGCGGGCGAACTCCATGATCCCGCCGATGCCCACCGGGTATTCGACCGGATAGTCGACGTACGGGATCTTGCCCTCGTTGAGCTTCTCGGCCCAGAACAGCGGATAGATGTCGGTGTAACAGAAGTTCGTGAACTGCCCGACGCCGCCGTTCCAGGCTCCGCCGAACCGGCAGGGATATTTCCACAGGTACGCGAGAACGGCGCCGAGCCCCGCGAGAAGCCCGAGAGGCAGGTACGGCACCGCCCGCGCGGCGACCCCGGGCAGCGGGGCGGAGTCGTTCGTGGTCCGGGTCGTCATGCTCGGTATTGCACCATTCAACGCCTCGGCTTGGCGACTCCGCGCGCCGAAGGGGCCCGCGGCGGGAGTCGCCGCGGGCCCCTTCGGGACGCCGGATCGCGGATCAGGCGCCGCTGCCGTTCCTGCCGTTTCCCGACCCGGTCGGGAGCGCGGCCGGGGGCTGGTTGATGTTCAACGGGACGTCGTCGCCGCCGGGGCCGCCGTCCGAACCGCCCGGGCCCCGGTCGTCGCCGAGGCCGTCGCCGCTGTCACATCCCGGGCCGCCGTTGAAGCAGCTGCCGTCGTCGGGGAAGTCGGTCGGGAAGTCCGTCGGGAACCCGGCGTCGTCGGGCTCCGGGCTGGGCGTCGGCGTCGGGCTCGGCACGATGTTCTCCGGGCTGCCCAGCCCGGCCTTCTGCGGGAACTGCTCGACGGGCTTGCCCGCGAGCGCCTCCATCATGAAGTTCCGCCAGATGGTGGTCGGGTAGGTCGCGCCTTCGATGCCGGCGCCGAGCGATATCTCACGGGGCTTGGAGTAGGGATTGTTCGGGCCGTACTTCTTGCTCTTCTTGCCGCCGGGGGTCTCCGGGCAGTTCGCGTAAATGGGCTGGACGATCTTGCCCGACTTGGTGACGCACTGCTCGCGGTACATGCCGACCGCGGTGGAGATCTGCGGGGTGAAGCCGACGAACCACGCTTCCTTGTTGTCGTTGTTCGTGCCGGTCTTGCCGGCGGCCGGGCGGCCGATGCCCCTGCCCGCCGCCGTACCCGTCTTGAGGACCTCCTCCATCGCCGCCACGGAGTCGGCCGCCGCCTCGGGCGTGATCACCTGCTTGACCTCACGGCGCTCGGCGAAGACGACCGCCTTGTCCTTCCGGACCTCCTTGACCACGTGGTAGTCGACGTGCTTGCCCTCGTTGGCGAAGATCGAGTAGCCGGCGGCCTGCTCGACCGGGGTGACCAGGGCGCTGCCGATGGAGAACGCGTACTTGTGCTCCTTGACGTCGTCCTCCATGCGCTGCTTGCCGAGCCCGGCCTCCTCCGCGATCTGCTTCACCGCGCTGAGCTGCCCGATCGTGCCGTTCTCCTCGTCCAGCTTGTACGCCATCGAGGCGAAGGCCGTGTTGACCGAGTCGGCGGTCGCCGTGATGACGTTGATCGCGTTCCCCACGTTGTGGCTGTTGCCGATGGGCTTGGTGCCGGGGAGCTCCTCCGGCACCGTCTTGTTGCCGGGCACGAAGCTGTTCAGGCTGTGCCCGGCGTCCAGCCAGGCGGCCAGCACGTACGGCTTGAACGCCGAGGCGGCCTGCTTGTAGGAGTCGAACGGTTCGTTCCAGTTGTCCTTGACGTAGTCCTCACCGCCATAGAAGGCGAGCACCCGTCCGTTCTTGGGGTCCACTGCGGCCAGACCGGCGTGGATCTCCTTCGGCAGGCTGGCGGTGGTGCCGATGACCGCCTTCCTGGCGGCCTGCATGAGCTTCTTGTCGAAGGTCGAGACGATCTTGTAGCCGCCGCTCCTGACCTGGTCGGGCGGCAGGTTCATCCGGGTCTTCAGCTCCTGCAGCACCTGGACGACCATGTAGCCCTTCAGGCCGCCCAGCTCGTTGCTGTTGCGATCGGGAACCGTCTTGGGGAACTTGGCCGTGCCCGGCAGCTTGCCGTACTTGGCCGGGTCGAGCCTCGCCATGGCGTTGACGACGTCCTTGAACCGGCTCTGCAACCGCGGGGAGTCGGCGTCCAGGGCGGGCGTCTGGATGCGCGCGGCGAGATAGGCGCCCTGCTCCACGGTGAGCTGTTCGACGTGCTTCTTGAAGTACGCCTGCGCGGCGGCCTCGATGCCGTACGCCCGGCCGAAGGGCACCGTGTTGAGGTACTGCAGGAGGATCTGGTCCTTGGTCATCGACTTGTCGAGCTTGACCGCGACGAAGATCTCCTTGATCTTTCGCTTGATCGACACTTCCTGGCTGAGGCCGTCGTAGTAGTTGCGGGCCATCTGCTGGGTGATGGTCGAGGCGCCCTGGAGCTGCTGCCCGGTCGCCGTCATGTAGACCGACCGGATCATGCCGGGGATCGAGATGCCGCTGTCGGTCCGGAAGGTGTCGTTCTCGATCGCGATGACGGCGTCCTGGACGTGCCGCGGCACCTTGTTGATGTTGTCCAGGATGACGCGCGGGGTGCCCACCTTGGCGATCAGCGTCTTGCCGTCGTTGTAGTAGATGGCGCTGCCCTGGGCCACGGCCTCCGCCTGCGTCGCCTCGGGCACCGGGGTGTTGGCGTAGGCGACCGCGATCATGCCGAAGGTGCCGGCGGCCAGCACGGTGAAGGCCGCCAACAGGATCTTCCAGCTCGGGACGAAGCGCCGCCAGCCCGTACGGCGCGGCTTCTCGTCGTCCTCGTCGAAGTCGTCGAAGTCACGCGGATCCCGGGGGCCGCGCCCGCCGGGCCCACCCGGACCACCGGGTCCACCGGGTCCACCGGGGCCGCCGGGGCCGCCGGGGCCGTGGCCACCCCGGCCCGGGGGCCTGCGGCGGCGGCCGCCGGTCTGGATGGCCTCGGTGCGCTGCTCGTCCCCCCGGGGATCGCGGCCGTCGCGGGGGAATCCGCCCGTCGGCATGCCCATCGCCTGGGTGCGCTCGTCCGCGCCGGGACGGCCGGGCCTGCCAGGGCCCACAGGACCGCCCGGGCCACCAGGACCGCCGGGGCCGGCCGCGTAGCGCGGGTCACGGTCCATCGGCGGGCGTCCGCCGCCCACCGGTCCCCGGCCTCCCTGCTGCGGTCCCGGAACCGGTCGCTGCGGCCTGCCCTGCTCCGGTCGCGGTTCGGGCCGGGGTTCGGGCCGGGGTTCGGGCCGCGGTTCCGGCCTGGGGGGCACCGCGTTCATGGCCGCCGTGTCCTCGAAGGCTGCCGCCTCACGACGGCGGTCGGGTCCGGCCGGCCGGGCGCCGCGGGGCGGCTGCGGGACCGGTCCCCTGCCGGGCTGCCGCGGCGGGACGGGCTCGCCGTACTCTCCGTACTCTCCGTACTCTCCGTAATCGCCGAACTCGTCGGATTCCCGGGGCGAGCGACGACGGCGCCCAGGGCGGGATGATCCACCGGAGCCCGAGGCGTCCTCGGGACGGCCGGTCGGCTCCGGTCCGTAGCTGCTGTAAGTCACGCGTCCTCGTCAGATGGTTCGGGGAATTATCGACGTCGGCCGGCAGGCCGGCGGGCCGCCTCCTGGAGGTGGAGGTCCGCCCTACAGGGAAGGGCCCGGGGGATCGGCTGTTCCGAGGACGAACGACACCGCCAGGTGGTTCCAAGAACAACCTTGGCAGACCTCCACCACGTAGACGCGGAATTCGCGGTATTCCCGCGCCATCGCGGTGAGCTCGGCCATCCCTTTTGCCTGGCCGGCCACTCGTCCTAATTCGTCCCCATATACGTATGTGACGTTGGTCACGTTGCGTCGTTCACATATGGGGCAACTGCGGCTCGTCGGCTCTCCGTGGAACCGGGCCGCGCGGAGCAGGTAGGGGTGGGCGTCGCACACGTCCCGCGCCCGCATGCGGCCGGCGCGGACGGACTGTACGGCCGCCCGCTTAGCGAGGCCGTAGTCCACGACCGACCGCTGTGACCACATGCGGCCAGATTACGACCCTTTGCCGAATCTTGCCCAACCGTTGACCCGTTGCCATCTATGACACCCCGACGTATCCTGCGGATGTATCGAGTCGATACATCGGTCGGACACAGGGGGTGGTTCCAGTGACGGGCTCTCGTGGAGGTGTGCTGGAGCTCGCCGTCCTGGGATCGCTGAACGAGACGCCCTTGCACGGATATGAGCTGCGCAAACGGCTCAACACGCTGCTCGGCATGTTCCGTGCCTTCTCCTACGGCTCGCTGTACCCCTGCCTCAGGGGTCTGCTCAACGAGGGCCTCATCGCCGAGGAGGAGCCTCCTGAGGACACGGTTCTCGGCCGTAGGTCGAAGATCGTCTACAAGATCACGGCGGAGGGCAAGGAGCGGCTGCAGGAGCTGCTCAGCCAGTCGGGGCCGTCCTCCTGGGAGGACGAGAGCTTCGGCATCCACTTCGCCTTCTTCCGCCACACGGAGGCGGAGGTGCGGCTCCGCATCCTGGAGGGCCGCCGCAGCCGCCTTGAAGAACGCCTCGACCGCGTCCGTGAGGCTCTCGCCCGCACGAGAGAGCGGCTGGACACCTACACGCTTGAGCTCCAGCGCCACGGGCTGGAGTCGGTCGAGCGCGAGGTCCGCTGGTTGAACGAGCTGATCGACTCGGAACGGCGGAGCCGTTCGGCTCCCGGCGAGGGGGGTCACCCTCCGGATCCCGCGCAAGCCGTACAGGAAGAGACCCAGAGGGCGGACACGCCCGAGGCAGATAGGTAAAGGAGCGAGTGCTATGGGTTCGGTGCGCGTAGCCATCGTCGGTGTGGGCAACTGCGCCTCATCGCTGGTGCAGGGCGTCCATTACTACAAGGACGCGGATCCGAGCAGCCGTGTGCCGGGCCTCATGCACGTGCGGTTCGGTGACTACCACGTCGGTGACGTGGAGTTCGTCGCGGCCTTCGACGTGGACGCCAAGAAGGTCGGCCGCGACTTGTCGGAGGCCATCGTCGCCTCCGAGAACAACACGATCAAGATCTGCGACGTGCCGCCGCTCGGCGTCACCGTGCAGCGTGGCCCGACGTTCGACGGCCTGGGCACGTACTACCGCGAGATCATCGAGGAGTCCGATGAGGAGCCGGTGGACGTCGTCCAGGCCCTGAAGGACGCCCGGGTCGACGTCCTGGTGTCCTATCTCCCGGTGGGCTCGGAGGAGGCCGACCGCTTCTACGCGCAGTGCGCGATCGACGCCAAGGTGGCGTTCGTCAACGCGCTGCCGGTCTTCATCGCCTCCGACCCCGAGTGGGCCGCGAAGTTCACCGAGGCCGGCGTCCCGATCGTGGGCGACGACATCAAGTCGCAGGTCGGCGCGACGATCACGCACCGCGTGCTGGCCAAGCTGTTCGAGGACCGCGGAGTCGAGCTGCTGCGCACCTACCAGCTCAACTTCGGCGGCAACATGGACTTCATGAACATGCTGGAGCGCACCCGCCTCCAGTCCAAGAAGATCTCCAAGACCCAGTCGGTCACGTCGCAGATCCCGCACGAGATGGCCAAGGCCGACGTCCACATCGGCCCGTCCGACCACGTGCCGTGGCTGGACGACCGCAAGTGGGCCTACGTCCGCCTTGAGGGCCGGTCGTTCGGCGACACCCCGCTCAACCTGGAGTACAAGCTCGAGGTCTGGGACTCGCCCAACTCCGCCGGCATCATCATCGACGCGGTGCGCGCGGCCAAGATCGCCCTCGACCGGGGCATCGGCGGCCCGCTGCTGTCGCCCTCGTCCTACTTCATGAAGTCGCCGCCGGAGCAGTACTCCGACGACGCCGCCCGCGAGGCCGTGGAGAAGTTCATCCGCGGTGAGGCCGAGCGCTGACGTCCGTCGTCCGCGTGTCCCGCCCCGGTTCCGCTCGATCGGACCGGGGCGGTCCCATGTCCACGCCCGGTGGACCTCAGTGGTTCGTGAGCGGGCGCGCGGCCGGCGGCAGGGCGGCGGCGTCGGCCACCGGCCAGGCCAGCGGATCCGGCCCGAGCGCGACGAGCTGAGGCACCTGCTCCCTGGCCCAGGGCGAGATGTCCCGCTCCCCGCTCATCACCTCGGCGGCGAAGCGCGCCCAGGGCTCCCACCTGACCTCACCCACCTCCTCGGCGTTGGGCGCGGCCTCTCCGGTGACCACGGCCCGGTAGACCGGGCACAGCTCGTTCTCCACCGTGCCGTTGTCCATCACGGCCCGATAGGAGAAGCGCGGCAGGATCAGGTCGACGGACTCGACCGTCAGGCCCAGCTCGAACCCGAGGCGGCGGATCACCGCCGACGACAGCGGTTCGCCCGGCAGGGGATGCCCGCAGCAGCTGTTGGTCCACTGATCGGGCCAGGTCAGCTTCGAGCCCGCACGGCGTGACAGCAGCACGCGCCCGCGGTGGTCGAAGACGTAGCTGGAGAACGCGAGATGCAGCGGCGTGTCGGCGCTGTGGACGGTGGATTTGGGGGCGGTGCCGATCGGGTTTCCCTCGCCATCGACCAGCACGACATGTTCCTGTGACGTCACTCTGCGAGAGTACGTGATCACCTTGCCGCGGGGTGAGACCTACGGGTCTTTATCAGGGTCGCTCCGGATGTCCGCGCGTGATCGCCCGCGTAGGCTGTCGCCGTGTCCTACGCCTCTGATCTGCGGGTGGTCCTGCGGGGTCGAAACTTCCGGCGGCTTTTCGCCACACGGCTCGTCTCGCAGTTCTCCGACGGGATCTTCCAGCTCGCCGTCGGCGGCTACGCGTTCTTCAGCCCGGAAAGGCAGGCGAGCGCGACCGCCATCGCGGCGGGCCTCGCCGTGTTGCTCCTGCCGTACAGCGTCCTCGGGCCCTTCGTCGGGGTGTTCATCGACCGCTGGTCGAGGCGGCAGATCCTCGTCATCGCGCCGGTCGTGCGCGGCGTGCTGCTGGTGGTGGCCGCCTGCCTCGTCGCGGCGGGCGCCTCCGACGTCGTCTTCTACGCGGCGGCGCTCGGCGTGCTCGCGGTCAACCGCTTCTTCCTGTCGGCCCTCAGCGCCGCGCTGCCCCACGTCGTGCCGTCCGAGAACCTGATGATGGCCAACGCGGTCACGCCCACCTCGGGCACGGTGGTGACGTTCGTCGGGGCGGGCGCCGGCGTCGTGCTCCGCGTGATCTCCGGGTCGGACGACCGGGGCGTGGCCGTGCTGCTGGTCTGCTCCGGCGTCGTCTTCGGCCTGAGCGCGCTGATCGCGCGGACGATGGAGCGCTCGCTGCTCGGCCCCGCGTACGACCCGAACCGCCCGCAGGCCCGCGAGGCCGTACGGCACGTGCTCGCCGGCCTGGTGGACGGCGCGCGGCACATCGCGCACCGGCGTTCGGCGGGGGCGGCCCTCAGCGGCGTCGCCACCCACCGCCTGATGTTCGGCATCTCCACGGCGGCCGTGGTGATGCTCTACCGCTACCACTTCACCCACGACCCCGACGACGCGCTGAAGGGCATCGCGCTCGTGCTGGGCGCCGTCGGCGCGGGCAGCTTCGCCGCGGTCCTGGTCACGCCGTGGGCCACCGAGCGGGTCCGCATCGAGATCTGGGTGCCGGTGATGCTCGTGACCTGCGGCGTGCTGGAGTTCGCCCTGTGCGCGACGTTCCACAAGTGGGCGTTCGTCGCCGCCGGGCTGGTGATCGGCGTCGCGGGGCAGAGCGTGAAGATCTGCGCGGACACCGTCGTGCAGCGCGACATCGAGGACGCCTATCTCGGCCGCGCCTTCTCCGTCTACGACATGCTGTTCAACGGCATGACGGTGCTCGGCGCGGTGCTGGCGGCGGCGCTGCTGCCGCGCGACGGCGTGTCGTATCTCGCGCTCGCCGTGATCGGCGTGGGCTATCTGCTCGGCGCGGTGGTCTACCGGCTGATCCTGCCCTCCGCCGTACGCCGCAGGCCGCCGGTGCCCGCCGTCGACTGACTCCCGTCGGCCGGCGTCACAGCGCCGCGGTGGCGGCGACCATGGCACCGGTGATGCGGGCGATGTCGCCGGGCGCGCAGGCGTACGGCGGCATCGTGTAGATCAGACGGCCGAAGGGCCGCAGCCACACGCCGTGCTCCATCACGATGTCTTGAATTTTCGCGACATCGACGGGCCGGTCGGTCTCGATCACCCCGATCGCGCCCAGCACCCGCACGTCCCGTACGCCGGGGGCGCCCGCGGCCGGGGCGAGACCGTCGAGCAGGCCCGCCTCGATGCGCGCGACCTCCTCCCGCCAGGGCCGTTCGGCGAGCAGGTCGAGCGAGGCGCCGGCCACGGCGCAGGCGAGCGGGTTGCCCATGTAGGTCGGGCCGTGCATCAGCACGCCGATGCGCTCGGCCACCCGCGCGGTGCACAGCGTGGCGGCGAGCGTCATGTAGCCGCCGGTGAGCGCCTTGCCCACGCACATGATGTCCGGCCTGATCCCGGCGTGGTCGCAGCCGAACATCTCCCCCGTACGGCCGAAGCCGGTGGCGATCTCGTCGGCGATCAGCAGGATGCCGTGCTCGTCGGCCAGCTCGCGCAGCCGCCGCAGGTAGGCGGGGTGATAGAACCGCATGCCGCCCGCGCCCTGCACGACGGGCTCGACGATGATCGCGGCCAGCCGGTCGGCGTGGGCCTCGACGGC
This region includes:
- a CDS encoding glycosyltransferase family 87 protein — protein: MTTRTTNDSAPLPGVAARAVPYLPLGLLAGLGAVLAYLWKYPCRFGGAWNGGVGQFTNFCYTDIYPLFWAEKLNEGKIPYVDYPVEYPVGIGGIMEFARRLAGGDGVVFYDVTVILMGIALVVGVLLMAALAGPARRWDALWYAVGPAVILCAYINWDLAAGALALGGLLAWARNRPWLAGVLLALAVATKFYPLMFFGALFLLTVRTAKWVPFLKTLAGAAGAWLLVNVPIMLVNFEGWEKFYAFSSERGADWGGLWFFFQKTEWFGMERPGFLAFLGDAEKLNTMAMAALAVLLLGVAVLALAAPRRPRLMQLCFLALAAFMITNKVWSPQYVLWLVPFAVLARPRWGALAAWQVAECWYFFSIWLYLITQYPDHAGEGIGDDPYFLSVWARALTIVILMALVVRDILRPEHDVIRQGEVDDPSGGVFDHAEDRLVLRRSLLSRGVRQQPETV
- a CDS encoding transglycosylase domain-containing protein yields the protein MDRDPRYAAGPGGPGGPGGPVGPGRPGRPGADERTQAMGMPTGGFPRDGRDPRGDEQRTEAIQTGGRRRRPPGRGGHGPGGPGGPGGPGGPGGPGGPGGRGPRDPRDFDDFDEDDEKPRRTGWRRFVPSWKILLAAFTVLAAGTFGMIAVAYANTPVPEATQAEAVAQGSAIYYNDGKTLIAKVGTPRVILDNINKVPRHVQDAVIAIENDTFRTDSGISIPGMIRSVYMTATGQQLQGASTITQQMARNYYDGLSQEVSIKRKIKEIFVAVKLDKSMTKDQILLQYLNTVPFGRAYGIEAAAQAYFKKHVEQLTVEQGAYLAARIQTPALDADSPRLQSRFKDVVNAMARLDPAKYGKLPGTAKFPKTVPDRNSNELGGLKGYMVVQVLQELKTRMNLPPDQVRSGGYKIVSTFDKKLMQAARKAVIGTTASLPKEIHAGLAAVDPKNGRVLAFYGGEDYVKDNWNEPFDSYKQAASAFKPYVLAAWLDAGHSLNSFVPGNKTVPEELPGTKPIGNSHNVGNAINVITATADSVNTAFASMAYKLDEENGTIGQLSAVKQIAEEAGLGKQRMEDDVKEHKYAFSIGSALVTPVEQAAGYSIFANEGKHVDYHVVKEVRKDKAVVFAERREVKQVITPEAAADSVAAMEEVLKTGTAAGRGIGRPAAGKTGTNNDNKEAWFVGFTPQISTAVGMYREQCVTKSGKIVQPIYANCPETPGGKKSKKYGPNNPYSKPREISLGAGIEGATYPTTIWRNFMMEALAGKPVEQFPQKAGLGSPENIVPSPTPTPSPEPDDAGFPTDFPTDFPDDGSCFNGGPGCDSGDGLGDDRGPGGSDGGPGGDDVPLNINQPPAALPTGSGNGRNGSGA
- a CDS encoding DUF5318 family protein is translated as MWSQRSVVDYGLAKRAAVQSVRAGRMRARDVCDAHPYLLRAARFHGEPTSRSCPICERRNVTNVTYVYGDELGRVAGQAKGMAELTAMAREYREFRVYVVEVCQGCSWNHLAVSFVLGTADPPGPSL
- a CDS encoding PadR family transcriptional regulator — its product is MTGSRGGVLELAVLGSLNETPLHGYELRKRLNTLLGMFRAFSYGSLYPCLRGLLNEGLIAEEEPPEDTVLGRRSKIVYKITAEGKERLQELLSQSGPSSWEDESFGIHFAFFRHTEAEVRLRILEGRRSRLEERLDRVREALARTRERLDTYTLELQRHGLESVEREVRWLNELIDSERRSRSAPGEGGHPPDPAQAVQEETQRADTPEADR
- a CDS encoding inositol-3-phosphate synthase, coding for MGSVRVAIVGVGNCASSLVQGVHYYKDADPSSRVPGLMHVRFGDYHVGDVEFVAAFDVDAKKVGRDLSEAIVASENNTIKICDVPPLGVTVQRGPTFDGLGTYYREIIEESDEEPVDVVQALKDARVDVLVSYLPVGSEEADRFYAQCAIDAKVAFVNALPVFIASDPEWAAKFTEAGVPIVGDDIKSQVGATITHRVLAKLFEDRGVELLRTYQLNFGGNMDFMNMLERTRLQSKKISKTQSVTSQIPHEMAKADVHIGPSDHVPWLDDRKWAYVRLEGRSFGDTPLNLEYKLEVWDSPNSAGIIIDAVRAAKIALDRGIGGPLLSPSSYFMKSPPEQYSDDAAREAVEKFIRGEAER
- the idi gene encoding isopentenyl-diphosphate Delta-isomerase, which codes for MTSQEHVVLVDGEGNPIGTAPKSTVHSADTPLHLAFSSYVFDHRGRVLLSRRAGSKLTWPDQWTNSCCGHPLPGEPLSSAVIRRLGFELGLTVESVDLILPRFSYRAVMDNGTVENELCPVYRAVVTGEAAPNAEEVGEVRWEPWARFAAEVMSGERDISPWAREQVPQLVALGPDPLAWPVADAAALPPAARPLTNH
- a CDS encoding MFS transporter is translated as MSYASDLRVVLRGRNFRRLFATRLVSQFSDGIFQLAVGGYAFFSPERQASATAIAAGLAVLLLPYSVLGPFVGVFIDRWSRRQILVIAPVVRGVLLVVAACLVAAGASDVVFYAAALGVLAVNRFFLSALSAALPHVVPSENLMMANAVTPTSGTVVTFVGAGAGVVLRVISGSDDRGVAVLLVCSGVVFGLSALIARTMERSLLGPAYDPNRPQAREAVRHVLAGLVDGARHIAHRRSAGAALSGVATHRLMFGISTAAVVMLYRYHFTHDPDDALKGIALVLGAVGAGSFAAVLVTPWATERVRIEIWVPVMLVTCGVLEFALCATFHKWAFVAAGLVIGVAGQSVKICADTVVQRDIEDAYLGRAFSVYDMLFNGMTVLGAVLAAALLPRDGVSYLALAVIGVGYLLGAVVYRLILPSAVRRRPPVPAVD
- a CDS encoding adenosylmethionine--8-amino-7-oxononanoate transaminase → MDAAEVLRLDREHVWHPYTAVPSGVPVHVVRRAEGVRITLGDGRELIDGMASWWAAVHGYNHPRLNRAARDQLGDMAHVMFGGLTHEPAVRLAHRLAGMTGLDHVFLADSGSVAVEVAIKMAVQYSGRSALLTVRGGYHGDTFAAMSVCDPVGGMHHLFTGMLPRHVFAPMPPHDYGRRPGGTTQAGPDEAYLAELTAAVEAHADRLAAIIVEPVVQGAGGMRFYHPAYLRRLRELADEHGILLIADEIATGFGRTGEMFGCDHAGIRPDIMCVGKALTGGYMTLAATLCTARVAERIGVLMHGPTYMGNPLACAVAGASLDLLAERPWREEVARIEAGLLDGLAPAAGAPGVRDVRVLGAIGVIETDRPVDVAKIQDIVMEHGVWLRPFGRLIYTMPPYACAPGDIARITGAMVAATAAL